Proteins encoded by one window of Rutidosis leptorrhynchoides isolate AG116_Rl617_1_P2 chromosome 7, CSIRO_AGI_Rlap_v1, whole genome shotgun sequence:
- the LOC139857917 gene encoding zinc-finger homeodomain protein 2-like — MDLSGSEKEIGMQTSSPYNNNNNNHLIRESSSETLDHGLDPDRFPGTGASVTPISVGSKLLKSPLQLPRYRECLKNHAANMGGNITDGCGEFMPSGDDGTLEALKCAACNCHRNFHRKEYPTTSPTAGPFLQLPPPLPSPSPSPSFHHHHHHHRSPPAISLHHHHPNWASSINAPPVKMAFGGNISGGTATESSSEELNFTQGGVAPPYGVAKKRFRTKFTQDQKEKMLEFAEKVGWRIPREDDPEVQRFCAEVGVKRQVLKVWMHNNKATSGKKQVQDSNESIN, encoded by the exons ATGGACTTGAGTGGCAGTGAGAAAGAGATAGGAATGCAGACTTCATCtccttacaacaacaacaacaacaatcacttgATTAGAGAATCATCTTCAGAAACTTTGGATCATGGCTTGGATCCAGATCGGTTTCCGGGTACCGGAGCTTCGGTTACACCCATTTCTGTCGGATCTAAACTCTTGAAGTCTCCTTTGCAACTTCCAAGGTACCGTGAATGCCTTAAAAATCATGCCGCCAACATGGGTGGAAACATCACCGACGGCTGCGGCGAGTTTATGCCATCAG GTGACGATGGAACCCTAGAAGCACTAAAATGTGCTGCCTGCAACTGCCACCGTAACTTCCACCGTAAAGAATACCCAACCACCAGTCCAACAGCAGGACCATTCCTTCAACTAccaccaccattaccttcaccatcACCTTCACCGTCattccaccaccaccatcaccaccaccgttCACCGCCGGCAATCTCCCTTCACCACCACCACCCTAACTGGGCTTCCTCCATCAATGCTCCACCGGTGAAAATGGCATTTGGAGGAAACATTAGTGGTGGGACAGCTACTGAGTCTTCAAGTGAGGAGCTGAATTTCACACAAGGTGGTGTTGCTCCGCCGTATGGGGTGGCGAAAAAGAGATTTAGAACAAAGTTTACACAAGATCAAAAGGAAAAAATGCTTGAATTTGCAGAAAAAGTTGGGTGGAGGATCCCTAGAGAAGATGATCCTGAAGTTCAAAGGTTTTGTGCTGAAGTTGGTGTTAAAAGACAAGTCCTTAAGGTTTGGATGCATAATAATAAAGCCACATCTGGGAAAAAGCAAGTTCAAGATTCCAATGAAAGCATTAACTGA